In the Oryza glaberrima chromosome 6, OglaRS2, whole genome shotgun sequence genome, one interval contains:
- the LOC127778077 gene encoding cysteine-rich receptor-like protein kinase 44 encodes MYDVAGERWSGGGGGHHRRLMGASSSLAPAPAGEDDAGKSGSSKDAMKIMVSVLVVVIFCTLLYCVYCWRWRKRNAVRRAQMERLRPMSSSDLPLMDLASIHAATDSFSKANKLGEGGFGPVYRGVLPGGGAEIAVKRLSARSRQGAAEFRNEVELIAKLQHRNLVRLLGWCAERDEKLLVYEFLPNGSLDAFLFNEGKSAQLGWATRHNIIVGIARGLLYLHEDSLLKVVHRDLKASNVLLDDKMSPKISDFGMAKIFEDECNEVNTGRVVGTYGYMAPEFALEGVYSVKSDVFSFGVLLLEILSGQRNGALYLEEHQQSLIQDAWKLWTEGLAAEFMDPALGRGYAAEEAWRCYHVGLLCVQEDADARPTMSNVLLALISDHMNLPEPSRPPMFTRLRRALLLAPPLMTTKTDSTASPVSVNDVSITVIEPR; translated from the exons ATGTACGACGTGGCCGGGgagcggtggagcggcggcggcggcgggcaccacCGCCGGCTGAtgggcgcgtcgtcgtcgttggctccggcgccggcgggggaggACGACGCAG GGAAAAGCGGGTCGAGCAAGGACGCGATGAAGATCATGGTGTCCGTGCTGGTGGTCGTCATCTTCTGCACGCTGCTCTACTGCGTCTACTGCTGGCGATGGCGCAAGCGCAACG CTGTGAGGAGGGCGCAGATGGAGAGGCTTCGGCCGATGTCGAGCTCCGACCTGCCGCTCATGGACCTCGCCTCCATCCACGCCGCCACCGACAGCTTCTCCAAGGCCAACAAGCTCGGCGAGGGCGGCTTCGGCCCCGTCTACAGG GGCGttctccccggcggcggcgcggagatcGCGGTGAAGCGGCTGTCGGCGAGGTCGAGGCAGGGCGCGGCGGAGTTCAGGAACGAGGTGGAGCTCATCGCCAAGCTGCAGCACCGCAACCTGGTCCGCCTCCTCGGCTGGTGCGCCGAGCGCGACGAGAAGCTCCTCGTCTACGAGTTCCTCCCCAACGGCAGCCTCGACGCCTTCCTCTTCA ACGAGGGGAAGAGCGCGCAGCTGGGGTGGGCGACGAGGCACAACATCATCGTGGGGATCGCGAGGGGATTGTTGTACCTGCACGAGGACTCGTTGCTGAAGGTGGTGCACCGAGACCTCAAGGCCAGCAATGTCCTCCTCGACGACAAGATGAGCCCCAAGATCTCTGACTTCGGCATGGCCAAGATCTTCGAGGACGAGTGTAACGAGGTCAACACCGGCCGCGTGGTCGGCACCTA TGGGTACATGGCGCCGGAGTTCGCGTTGGAGGGCGTCTACTCGGTGAAGTCTGACGTGTTCAGCTTCGGCGTGCTGCTGCTAGAGATCCTCAGCGGCCAGCGCAACGGCGCGCTCTACCTCGAGGAGCACCAGCAATCCCTCATCCAAGAC GCGTGGAAGCTGTGGACGGAGGGGTTGGCGGCGGAGTTCATGGACCCGGCGCTGGGGCGGGGGtacgcggcggaggaggcgtggCGGTGCTACCACGTGGGGCTCCTGTGCGTGCAGGAGGACGCGGACGCGCGGCCCACCATGTCCAACGTCCTCCTCGCCCTCATCAGCGACCACATGAACCTCCCCGAGCCCTCCAGGCCGCCCATGTTCACCAGGCTCCGGAgggcgctcctcctcgccccgcCGCTCATGACCACCAAGACCGACtccaccgcctcgccggtgTCCGTCAACGACGTCTCCATCACCGTCATCGAGCCACGATga